A single window of Eucalyptus grandis isolate ANBG69807.140 chromosome 1, ASM1654582v1, whole genome shotgun sequence DNA harbors:
- the LOC104436723 gene encoding hsp70 nucleotide exchange factor fes1 produces the protein MSGAGGPNWEGLFKWSVAHSDGTGSTRNLSEEDRRWFMEAMQAQTVDVIKRMKEIMLVMQTPEQVLESQGVTAGDIEDMLDELQEHVESIDMANDLHSIGGLLPLLNYLKNSHVNIRAKAADVVMTIVQNNPRSQQLVMEANGLEYLLSNFTSDSDVTVRTKALGAISSLIRHNKPGITAFRLANGYAALKDALSSDNLRFQRKALNLIHYLLHENGSDCNIVNELGFPRIMMHLAASDDADVREAALRGLLELARDKDGTSSRLAEDDEKLKQLLQDRINGISLMSPDDLGAAREERQLVDSIWNACYNEPSSLREKGLLVLPGEDAPPPPPDVASRHFEPPLRAWAAADANKGSDAQKSKPPLLLGPGPPPDAAPREENADARRNP, from the exons ATGTCCGGCGCCGGCGGACCCAACTGGGAAGGCCTCTTCAAATGGAGCGTCGCCCACTCCGACGGGACTGGCTCCACCCGCAACCTGAG CGAGGAGGACCGGAGGTGGTTCATGGAGGCCATGCAGGCCCAGACCGTGGACGTGATCAAGCGGATGAAGGAGATTATGCTGGTGATGCAGACGCCGGAGCAGGTGCTGGAGTCTCAAGGCGTTACTGCTGGTGATATCGAAG ATATGTTGGATGAGCTGCAGGAGCACGTCGAGTCTATTGACATGGCCAACG ATCTCCACTCAATTGGCGGTTTACTTCCTCTTCTCAATTACTTGAAGAATTCACACGTGAATATTAGAGCAAAGGCTGCCGATGTTGTCATGACCATAGTTCAGAACAATCCTCGGAGTCAACAACTGGTCATGGAAGCAAATGGCTTAGAATATCTGCTTTCTAATTTTACTTCAGATTCTGATGTGACAGTCCGTACCAAAGCACTTGGTGCTATATCCT CTCTGATTCGTCACAATAAACCCGGAATCACTGCTTTTCGTCTAGCAAATGGTTATGCGGCATTGAAAGATGCTTTGAGTTCAGACAATTTGAGATTTCAAAG GAAAGCACTGAACCTGATCCATTACCTTCTGCATGAGAATGGCTCTGATTGCAACATTGTGAACGAGCTGGGATTTCCGCGCATCATGATGCATCTCGCAGCCAGTGACGACGCAGATGTACGAGAAGCTGCTCTTCGGGGCCTGCTTGAGCTTGCGCGAGACAAGGACGGGACCAGCAGCAGACTAGCTGAGGACGATGAGAAGCTTAAACAGTTGCTCCAAGATCGTATCAATGGCATCAGCCTGATGTCACCCGATGATCTTGGAGCTGCTAGAGAGGAGAGGCAACTGGTGGACTCTATATGGAATGCCTGCTACAATGAACCTTCGTCCCTACGTGAAAAGGGGCTCCTCGTTCTCCCTGGAGAGGATGCACCGCCTCCTCCGCCTGATGTTGCCAGTCGCCACTTTGAACCACCTCTGAGAGCGTGGGCGGCAGCTGATGCTAATAAAGGCTCTGATGCTCAGAAGAGTAAACCCCCACTGCTATTAGGACCTGGCCCTCCTCCCGATGCAGCTCCGAGAGAAGAAAATGCTGATGCACGGAGGAATCCATAG
- the LOC104436714 gene encoding E3 ubiquitin-protein ligase RDUF1, which produces MASVDCSYWCHSCNQVIRVETHDSDSINCPNCGSGCVEELESPSAIPLHHRFPAAAMYAGNSSDSDRSASPSLRRRRRNGSDRSPFNPVIVLRGGADGGDEGIVVEGGNNYELYYDDGSGSGLRPLPASMSDFLMGSGFDRLLDQLAQLEINGTRRLENSPASKAAIESMPVVRIIGNHIDTESHCAVCKEAFELHGEAREMPCKHIYHADCILPWLLIRNSCPVCRHELASDIQSSVSNVNDRDGIREEDSVGLTIWRLPRGGFAVGRFTGGRRAAERELPVVYTEMDGGGFNAGGVPRRVSWESNNRRSRERSGLRRAFRSFISFFGRFRTSSSRSGADPEPGSMRRSHLTAVFARSARRRSQALF; this is translated from the coding sequence ATGGCGTCCGTGGATTGCTCGTACTGGTGCCACAGCTGCAATCAAGTCATTCGGGTCGAGACCCACGATTCGGATTCGATCAACTGCCCCAATTGCGGCAGCGGGTGCGTCGAAGAGCTCGAGTCCCCGTCCGCGATCCCCCTCCACCACCGGTTCCCCGCGGCCGCCATGTACGCCGGGAATAGCTCCGATTCGGACCGCAGCGCGAGCCCCTCGCTGCGGCGCAGGAGGAGGAACGGCAGCGACAGATCCCCTTTTAATCCGGTTATTGTCCTCCGTGGAGGAGCTGATGGCGGCGACGAAGGGATTGTGGTCGAAGGAGGTAACAATTACGAGTTGTACTATGATGACGGTTCGGGTTCTGGGTTGCGGCCGTTGCCCGCGAGTATGTCGGATTTCTTGATGGGTTCGGGGTTTGATCGGTTGCTTGATCAACTGGCTCAGTTAGAGATAAATGGGACTAGAAGGTTAGAGAATTCCCCGGCTTCAAAGGCTGCGATCGAGTCTATGCCTGTGGTTAGGATCATTGGGAATCATATAGATACTGAATCGCATTGCGCAGTTTGTAAGGAAGCTTTTGAGCTTCATGGTGAAGCTAGAGAAATGCCTTGTAAGCACATTTACCACGCAGATTGTATATTGCCCTGGCTTTTAATAAGGAATTCGTGTCCCGTATGTAGGCATGAATTGGCAAGTGATATACAAAGCAGTGTGAGCAATGTGAATGATAGAGATGGGATTCGAGAAGAGGATTCAGTGGGGTTGACGATATGGAGGCTCCCGCGTGGTGGGTTTGCGGTGGGGAGGTTTACAGGGGGAAGAAGAGCTGCTGAGAGGGAGTTGCCCGTTGTTTACACTGAAATGGATGGTGGTGGGTTCAATGCTGGCGGGGTTCCAAGGAGGGTTTCATGGGAGTCAAATAATAGGAGATCCAGAGAGAGAAGTGGGTTGCGTCGGGCATTTCGCAGTTTCATTTCATTCTTTGGGAGGTTTCGAACTTCATCGTCCAGGTCAGGTGCTGATCCTGAACCAGGGTCTATGAGGAGAAGTCACTTAACTGCTGTATTTGCTAGATCTGCACGGAGGCGCAGCCAAGCCCTGTTCTAG
- the LOC104436733 gene encoding thaumatin-like protein: protein MPSSTCFALLLLSWLTLSCIFTDAVQQLIMVNNCNQTVWPATLGGAGHMTPHDGGFRLDVGEESIVDVPELWSGRVWARQGCTFNKHGKGACSTGSCGGTLHCLGRSGEPPATVVEMTLGTSLSPLHFYDVSLVDGFNLPVSMRPVGGSGGCGVAACDADLNGLCPGALEVRREGRVVGCKSACLAMGSAKYCCTGRFGSPRNCKPTLFANLFKAVCPNAYSYAFDDVKSLNKCRASRYVITFCPPQ from the exons ATGCCGAGTTCAACTTGTTTCGCTCTGCTCCTCCTCTCTTGGCTGACTCTCTCCTGCATTTTTACTG ACGCCGTGCAACAACTCATAATGGTAAACAACTGCAACCAAACCGTCTGGCCAGCGACTCTCGGCGGCGCCGGCCACATGACCCCACATGACGGTGGCTTCCGCCTTGACGTCGGTGAAGAATCCATCGTTGATGTCCCCGAGCTGTGGTCCGGCAGAGTCTGGGCCCGGCAGGGCTGCACCTTCAACAAGCACGGCAAGGGTGCCTGCAGCACGGGCAGCTGTGGCGGGACCCTCCACTGCCTCGGCAGGAGCGGCGAGCCGCCTGCGACAGTGGTGGAGATGACGCTGGGCACGAGTTTGTCACCGCTCCACTTCTATGACGTGAGCCTCGTGGATGGGTTCAACCTGCCGGTGTCAATGAGGCCGGTGGGGGGCAGTGGAGGGTGCGGGGTGGCGGCTTGCGATGCGGACCTGAACGGGCTGTGCCCGGGGGCGCTGGAGGtgaggagggaggggagggtGGTGGGGTGCAAGAGCGCGTGCTTGGCGATGGGATCGGCCAAGTATTGCTGCACGGGCAGGTTCGGGAGTCCGAGGAACTGCAAACCGACGTTGTTCGCGAATCTGTTCAAGGCGGTGTGTCCCAATGCATATAGTTATGCATTCGACGATGTTAAGAGCTTGAACAAGTGTAGGGCGTCGAGGTACGTCATCACCTTTTGTCCTCCTCAGtga